In Pseudomonas poae, a single genomic region encodes these proteins:
- a CDS encoding cystine ABC transporter permease produces the protein MEAGFQLALDSAPFLLKGAYYTVILSLGGMFFGLLLGFGLALMRLSRFKLVSWLARVYVSFFRGTPLLVQLFLIYYGLPQVGIELDPIPAAMIGFSLNMAAYACEILRAAIGSIERGQWEAAASIGMTRAQTLRRAILPQAMRTALPPLGNSFISLVKDTALAATIQVPELFRQAQLVSARTFEIFTMYLSAALIYWILASLLAHLQNRLEDRVNRHDLES, from the coding sequence ATGGAAGCAGGTTTCCAACTCGCGCTGGACTCCGCGCCCTTTCTGCTCAAGGGCGCGTATTACACGGTGATCCTCAGCCTCGGCGGGATGTTCTTCGGTTTGCTGCTGGGCTTCGGCCTGGCCTTGATGCGTCTTTCGCGTTTCAAGCTGGTGAGCTGGCTCGCCCGAGTCTACGTGTCGTTCTTTCGCGGCACACCCTTGCTGGTACAGCTGTTCTTGATCTACTACGGCTTGCCGCAAGTGGGCATCGAGCTGGATCCGATCCCGGCGGCCATGATCGGCTTTTCGCTGAACATGGCCGCTTACGCCTGTGAAATCCTGCGTGCCGCCATCGGTTCCATCGAGCGCGGCCAGTGGGAAGCTGCGGCCAGTATCGGCATGACCCGCGCGCAGACCCTGCGCCGGGCCATCCTGCCGCAGGCCATGCGCACGGCCTTGCCGCCGCTGGGCAACAGCTTTATTTCGCTGGTCAAGGACACCGCGCTTGCCGCCACCATCCAGGTGCCCGAGCTGTTCCGCCAGGCCCAACTGGTGTCTGCACGGACCTTCGAAATCTTCACCATGTACCTGTCCGCCGCCCTGATCTACTGGATTTTGGCGAGCCTCCTGGCGCATTTGCAAAATCGTCTGGAAGACCGGGTCAACCGGCATGACCTGGAGTCTTGA
- the yecC gene encoding L-cystine ABC transporter ATP-binding protein YecC has product MIVVEKLTKQFKGQVVLNGIDLEVKEGEVIAIIGPSGSGKTTFLRCLNFLEQPTSGRIKVGDIEIDTSKPINQQQGLVRRLRQHVGFVFQNFNLFPHRTALENVIEGPTVVKKMPHDAAVALGRKLLARVGLAGKEDSYPRRLSGGQQQRVAIARALAMEPEVILFDEPTSALDPELVGEVLATIRSLAEENRTMVIVTHEMSFARDVANRVIFFDKGVIVEQGEAKALFANPKEERTKQFLSKFLAH; this is encoded by the coding sequence ATGATCGTGGTTGAAAAACTGACCAAACAATTCAAGGGTCAGGTGGTGCTCAACGGCATCGACCTTGAGGTCAAGGAGGGCGAAGTCATCGCCATCATCGGCCCCAGCGGTTCCGGCAAGACCACCTTCCTGCGTTGCCTGAATTTCCTCGAACAACCCACCAGCGGTCGCATCAAGGTGGGCGACATCGAGATCGACACCAGCAAGCCGATCAACCAGCAGCAAGGCCTGGTGCGGCGCTTGCGCCAGCATGTGGGTTTTGTGTTCCAGAACTTCAACCTGTTCCCCCACCGCACGGCGCTGGAAAACGTCATCGAAGGCCCTACCGTGGTCAAGAAGATGCCGCACGATGCAGCGGTCGCCCTGGGCCGCAAGTTGCTGGCTCGGGTGGGCCTGGCGGGCAAGGAGGACTCATACCCACGGCGCCTTTCCGGTGGCCAGCAACAGCGCGTGGCGATTGCCCGGGCGTTGGCCATGGAGCCGGAGGTGATTCTGTTCGACGAACCCACCTCTGCCCTGGACCCGGAATTGGTGGGTGAAGTGCTGGCGACCATCCGCAGCCTCGCCGAAGAAAACCGCACCATGGTCATCGTCACCCACGAGATGAGTTTTGCGCGAGATGTGGCCAACCGCGTGATCTTCTTCGACAAGGGCGTGATCGTTGAGCAAGGCGAAGCCAAGGCGCTGTTTGCCAACCCCAAGGAAGAACGCACCAAGCAGTTCCTGAGCAAATTCCTCGCTCACTGA
- a CDS encoding SfnB family sulfur acquisition oxidoreductase: MDVAPLLLPATVLRNDAEAPNAAHTLAQAARLQAAKRDQQRKLPWAQIEQFTRSGLGSISIPREYGGPQVSFVTLAEVFAIISAADPALGQIPQNHFGILHLLQGAATERQKKQLFQSVLDGWRIGNGGPERGTKNTLELKARITAQGDGYVISGQKFYSTGALFAHWVAVKALNDDGKQVMAFVRRGTEGLRIVDDWSGFGQRTTASGTVLLDQVPVDAELVVENWRIGETPNIQGAVSQLIQAAIDAGIARGALDDTIAFVLERSRPWVDAKVERASDDLYVIADIGKLKIELHAAEALLRKAGQVLDQVSAAPITAQSAARASIAVAEAKVLTTEVSLLVSEKLFELAGSRATLAEFNLDRHWRNARVHTLHDPVRWKYHAIGAFRLNGTLPARHSWI; this comes from the coding sequence CTGGATGTAGCCCCGCTGTTGTTGCCTGCCACCGTGCTGCGCAACGACGCCGAGGCCCCGAACGCAGCTCATACGCTGGCCCAGGCGGCGCGCCTGCAAGCCGCCAAGCGCGATCAGCAACGCAAGCTGCCATGGGCACAGATCGAGCAGTTCACCCGCAGTGGGCTGGGCAGTATTTCCATTCCCCGCGAATACGGCGGCCCCCAGGTGTCTTTCGTGACCCTGGCCGAGGTGTTCGCGATCATCAGCGCGGCAGACCCGGCCCTCGGCCAGATCCCGCAGAACCATTTCGGCATCCTGCACCTGTTGCAGGGTGCCGCCACCGAGCGCCAGAAAAAGCAGCTGTTCCAGAGCGTCCTCGACGGCTGGCGCATCGGCAATGGCGGCCCGGAGCGTGGTACCAAGAACACCCTGGAACTCAAGGCGCGTATCACTGCCCAGGGTGACGGTTATGTGATCAGCGGCCAGAAGTTCTACTCCACCGGCGCGCTGTTTGCCCACTGGGTCGCGGTCAAGGCGCTGAACGATGACGGCAAACAGGTCATGGCCTTTGTACGCCGTGGCACCGAAGGGCTGCGCATCGTGGATGACTGGTCCGGCTTTGGCCAACGCACCACCGCCAGCGGCACAGTGCTGTTGGACCAAGTGCCGGTGGACGCAGAGCTGGTCGTTGAAAACTGGCGCATCGGCGAAACGCCGAATATCCAGGGCGCTGTTTCGCAACTGATCCAGGCCGCCATCGACGCCGGCATTGCACGGGGTGCGCTGGATGACACCATCGCCTTCGTCCTCGAGCGCTCGCGCCCCTGGGTCGACGCCAAGGTCGAACGCGCCAGCGATGACCTGTATGTGATCGCCGACATCGGCAAGTTGAAGATTGAATTGCACGCCGCCGAAGCGCTGCTGCGCAAGGCCGGCCAGGTGCTCGACCAGGTCAGCGCTGCGCCGATCACCGCGCAATCCGCAGCCCGTGCCTCGATCGCCGTGGCCGAAGCAAAAGTGCTGACCACCGAGGTGTCGCTGCTGGTCAGCGAAAAGCTCTTCGAACTGGCCGGCAGCCGCGCCACCCTCGCTGAATTCAACCTCGACCGTCATTGGCGCAACGCCCGGGTGCACACCCTGCACGACCCGGTGCGGTGGAAGTATCACGCCATCGGCGCCTTCCGACTCAATGGCACCCTTCCGGCCCGCCATTCCTGGATTTAA
- a CDS encoding SfnB family sulfur acquisition oxidoreductase, producing the protein MTLSHHVAVITSDEQALIVASDLAEDFRRDSVQRDRERRLPLPELDVFSRSGLWGISVPKEYGGAGVSNVTLAKVIALIAQADASLGQIPQNHFYALEVLRVNGTPAQQKRLYAEVLAGQRFGNALAELGTKTAHDRVTSITRDGDGFRISGRKFYSTGAIYAQRIPTSVVDDQGVQQLAFVPRNSEGLTVIDDWSGFGQRTTGSGSVVFDNVWVAAHDVIPFQSAFERPTTVGPLAQILHAAIDTGIARAAFEDALHFVRTKTRPWIDSGNDKATEDPLTLKSFGHLSIRLHAAEALLERSGEFLDRAQADSNAETVAAASIAVAEVRALSTEISLAAGSTLFELAGSQATLAEHGLDRHWRNARVHTLHDPVRWKYHAVGNYYLNDENPPLRGTI; encoded by the coding sequence ATGACCCTTTCTCACCACGTCGCGGTCATAACCAGCGACGAACAAGCCCTTATTGTCGCCAGCGACCTGGCCGAAGACTTCCGTCGCGACAGTGTCCAGCGCGACCGCGAACGCCGCCTGCCCCTACCCGAACTGGACGTGTTTTCACGCTCCGGCCTGTGGGGCATCAGCGTGCCGAAGGAATACGGCGGCGCAGGCGTGTCCAACGTCACCCTGGCCAAGGTGATTGCGCTGATCGCCCAGGCGGACGCCTCGTTGGGCCAGATCCCGCAAAACCATTTCTACGCACTCGAAGTGCTGCGCGTGAACGGCACGCCAGCGCAGCAAAAACGCCTGTACGCCGAGGTGCTGGCTGGCCAGCGTTTCGGCAATGCGCTGGCCGAACTGGGCACCAAGACCGCCCACGACCGCGTCACCTCCATCACCCGCGACGGCGATGGTTTTCGCATCAGCGGCCGCAAGTTCTACTCCACCGGTGCGATCTATGCCCAGCGCATCCCAACGTCCGTAGTGGATGACCAGGGCGTGCAGCAACTGGCGTTCGTGCCGCGTAACAGCGAAGGCTTGACGGTGATCGACGACTGGAGCGGCTTCGGCCAGCGCACCACCGGCAGCGGTTCGGTGGTGTTCGACAACGTGTGGGTCGCCGCCCACGATGTGATTCCGTTCCAGAGCGCGTTCGAACGCCCGACCACCGTCGGCCCGCTGGCGCAGATTCTTCACGCCGCCATCGACACCGGCATCGCCCGCGCCGCCTTTGAGGATGCGCTGCACTTTGTGCGCACCAAGACCCGCCCCTGGATCGATTCCGGCAACGACAAAGCCACCGAAGACCCGCTGACCCTGAAAAGCTTCGGCCACCTGAGCATTCGCCTGCACGCCGCCGAAGCACTGCTGGAACGCTCAGGTGAATTTCTCGACCGCGCCCAGGCCGACAGCAACGCCGAGACCGTCGCTGCTGCCTCGATTGCCGTCGCCGAAGTGCGCGCCCTGAGCACCGAGATTTCTCTGGCCGCTGGCAGCACCTTGTTTGAACTCGCCGGCAGCCAGGCAACCCTGGCCGAACACGGCCTGGACCGCCACTGGCGCAACGCCCGCGTGCACACCCTGCACGACCCGGTGCGCTGGAAGTACCACGCGGTGGGCAATTACTACCTCAACGATGAAAACCCGCCACTGCGGGGGACCATCTAA
- a CDS encoding ABC transporter permease, with the protein MWFDRLLQGAIDTLLMVGVSSLIALLVGIPLAVFLVTSDKGGIYQAPALNRVLGAFVNLFRSIPFLILMVALIPFTRLIVGTTYGVWAAVVPLTIAATPFFARIAEVSLREVDHGLIEAAQAMGCRRWHIIWHVLLPEALPGIVGGFTITLVTMINSSAMAGAIGAGGLGDIAYRYGYQRFDTQIMLTVIVLLVVLVAFIQLGGDRLARVLNKR; encoded by the coding sequence ATGTGGTTTGATCGTTTATTGCAGGGCGCCATCGACACCCTGTTGATGGTCGGCGTGTCGTCGCTGATCGCGTTGCTGGTGGGCATTCCGCTGGCGGTGTTTTTGGTCACCAGCGACAAGGGCGGCATCTACCAGGCCCCGGCGCTGAATCGTGTGCTGGGAGCGTTCGTCAATCTGTTCCGCTCGATTCCGTTTTTGATCTTGATGGTGGCGTTGATTCCCTTCACCCGGCTGATTGTTGGCACCACCTACGGTGTGTGGGCCGCCGTCGTACCGCTGACCATTGCCGCTACGCCGTTCTTTGCGCGGATTGCCGAAGTGAGTTTGCGCGAGGTCGATCACGGTTTGATCGAAGCTGCGCAGGCCATGGGCTGCCGCCGCTGGCACATCATCTGGCATGTGCTGTTGCCGGAAGCGCTGCCAGGAATCGTCGGTGGGTTCACGATTACGTTGGTGACCATGATCAACTCGTCGGCCATGGCCGGGGCAATTGGTGCGGGCGGCCTGGGCGACATTGCCTACCGCTATGGCTACCAGCGGTTTGACACGCAGATCATGCTGACGGTGATCGTGTTGCTGGTGGTGCTGGTGGCGTTCATTCAGTTAGGTGGAGATCGGTTGGCGCGGGTGTTGAATAAACGCTGA
- a CDS encoding RHS repeat protein, producing the protein MRLTGAALEWLVSVISYNASGQVEQETAGNGVITTARYAEENGRLQHLLSEDGAGKRLQDLHYTYDPVGNILRLEDRAQPIRHFNNRKLEPINDYRYDSLYQLVEARGLEVVTPGYGPELPVLQPTPLDPAQLRPYTQTFDYDVAGNLKERHHSNAPTFRMFTSATSNRSLAQRNDGSLPTEADIALGFDANGNQRQLMPGQQMDWDARNQLSRVTQVAREEEPDDDEHYRYDRPGHRLRTVRMAHTPRRTLRSEVLYLPGLELHRDSASGKEHHVISLQAGRNQVRVLHWTSAPPDGLVNDQLRYSLTDHLGSCAVELDHLGRLISQEWYYAFGGTACWVGRNGVEAKYKTIRYSGKKRDATGLYYYGYRYYAPWLQRWVSPDPFLALDGLNLFCMLTNNPIKFVDGEA; encoded by the coding sequence TTGCGCCTGACGGGCGCGGCCCTCGAATGGCTGGTCAGCGTTATTAGCTACAACGCATCCGGCCAGGTCGAGCAGGAAACTGCCGGCAATGGTGTCATCACTACGGCACGCTATGCCGAGGAAAACGGACGTCTTCAACACCTGCTGAGCGAAGACGGTGCAGGCAAGCGGCTTCAGGACCTGCACTACACCTACGACCCGGTCGGCAATATCCTACGCCTAGAAGACCGCGCGCAGCCGATCCGCCACTTCAACAACCGCAAGCTCGAACCGATTAACGACTACCGCTACGACAGCCTTTACCAACTGGTCGAAGCCCGTGGCCTTGAAGTGGTGACGCCCGGCTACGGCCCTGAACTGCCGGTGCTGCAACCGACGCCCCTGGACCCCGCGCAACTGCGCCCCTACACCCAAACCTTCGACTATGACGTAGCGGGCAACCTGAAAGAGCGCCATCACAGCAACGCGCCGACCTTTCGTATGTTCACCTCGGCTACTAGCAACCGCAGCCTGGCGCAGCGCAACGACGGTTCATTGCCGACCGAAGCCGACATCGCCCTAGGCTTCGACGCCAACGGCAACCAGCGGCAACTGATGCCCGGCCAGCAGATGGACTGGGATGCGCGCAACCAATTGAGCCGGGTCACGCAAGTGGCACGTGAAGAAGAGCCGGACGATGACGAGCATTATCGCTATGACCGCCCGGGGCATCGCCTGCGCACAGTGCGCATGGCACATACCCCGCGCCGAACCTTGCGCAGCGAAGTGCTGTATTTGCCTGGCCTGGAACTCCATCGCGACAGCGCCAGCGGCAAAGAGCATCACGTGATCAGTCTGCAAGCCGGGCGCAACCAGGTGCGCGTGTTGCACTGGACCTCTGCGCCACCGGACGGTTTGGTGAATGATCAGCTTCGCTACAGCCTTACGGATCATCTGGGGTCATGTGCGGTGGAACTTGATCACTTGGGCAGGCTGATCAGCCAGGAATGGTATTACGCGTTTGGCGGCACGGCATGCTGGGTAGGGCGTAATGGGGTAGAGGCCAAGTACAAGACGATTCGGTATTCGGGGAAAAAGCGGGATGCGACGGGGCTTTATTATTATGGGTATCGGTATTACGCGCCGTGGTTGCAGCGGTGGGTTAGTCCTGATCCATTTCTCGCGTTGGACGGGTTAAACCTGTTTTGTATGTTGACCAACAATCCGATCAAGTTTGTGGATGGGGAGGCTTGA